The Sporosarcina luteola genome contains a region encoding:
- the grpE gene encoding nucleotide exchange factor GrpE produces the protein MTDKKVAVEKEVVQETANEELDTLASNEAATGPQGTVEEDKASEEIPVEQDEKDETISELESKLQEEENKLLRVLADFENAKRRNALDQEALVKYKAQSLLTSILPVLDNFERALAVEVKNEEAQSIMTGMDMIYRNLFEALQGEGLVEIEALNKEFDPNFHQAVMTGNDPEKSSGIVLEELQKGYLLKDRVLRPTMVKVNE, from the coding sequence GTGACGGATAAAAAGGTAGCAGTGGAAAAAGAAGTCGTCCAGGAAACTGCAAACGAGGAATTGGACACGTTAGCGAGCAATGAAGCGGCAACGGGTCCACAGGGTACTGTTGAAGAAGATAAAGCTTCTGAAGAAATCCCTGTAGAGCAAGACGAGAAGGATGAGACAATCAGCGAGCTGGAGTCCAAGTTGCAGGAAGAGGAAAACAAGCTCCTGCGCGTCTTGGCAGACTTTGAAAATGCAAAGAGAAGAAATGCGCTTGATCAGGAAGCGCTTGTCAAATACAAAGCACAAAGCTTGTTGACATCAATTTTACCTGTATTGGACAATTTTGAACGGGCTCTTGCGGTCGAAGTCAAAAATGAGGAAGCTCAATCTATCATGACTGGAATGGATATGATCTATCGCAACCTGTTTGAAGCCTTACAAGGGGAAGGGTTGGTCGAAATAGAGGCGTTGAACAAGGAGTTCGACCCTAATTTCCATCAGGCCGTCATGACAGGAAATGACCCCGAAAAGTCATCAGGCATCGTGCTTGAGGAGCTTCAAAAAGGGTATTTGTTGAAAGATCGTGTACTTCGTCCTACCATGGTCAAAGTAAACGAGTGA
- the dnaK gene encoding molecular chaperone DnaK: MSKIIGIDLGTTNSVVAVYEGGEAKVIPNPEGNRTTPSVVAFKNGERQVGEVAKRQSITNPNTIMSVKRHMGSDYKVKVEDKEYTPQEVSAMILQYMKGYAEEYLGEKVTKAVITVPAYFNDAQRQATKDAGTIAGLEVERIINEPTAAALAYGLDKTDEDETILVYDLGGGTFDVSILELGDGVFQVRATAGDNKLGGDDFDDVVIDYLVQEFRKENAIDLSKDKMAMQRLKDAAEKAKKDLSGVTSTQISLPFITAGEAGPLHLEISLTRAKFDELTADLVERSMVPTRQAMKDADLSPSEIDRVILVGGSTRIPAVQEAIKKETGKEPFKGVNPDEVVAMGAAVQGSIIRGDVKDVVLLDVTPLSLGIETMGSVFTKLIERNTTIPTSKSQVFSTAADNQPAVDIHVLQGERPMASDNKTLGRFQLTDIPPAPRGIPQIEVTFDIDKNGIVTVKAKDLGTQKEQNITIQSSSGLSDDEIDRMVKDAEANAEEDKRRKEEADLKNDADQLVFMAEKTLKDLEGKVSEDEVKKVEEAKEELKTAIEAGNLDDMRTKKEALEEIVQQMTMKLYEQAAAESQAQGGSAEAGGQPQDDGVVDADFEEVEDDKKN; the protein is encoded by the coding sequence ATGAGCAAAATTATCGGTATCGACTTGGGTACAACAAACTCAGTTGTAGCAGTATATGAAGGTGGAGAGGCGAAAGTCATTCCGAACCCGGAAGGCAACCGTACAACTCCATCCGTAGTTGCATTCAAAAATGGGGAGCGTCAAGTCGGGGAAGTGGCGAAGCGCCAATCCATTACAAATCCAAACACGATCATGTCCGTAAAAAGACATATGGGATCCGATTATAAAGTGAAAGTTGAAGATAAGGAATACACTCCTCAAGAAGTTTCTGCAATGATCCTTCAGTACATGAAAGGTTATGCAGAAGAATACTTAGGTGAAAAAGTGACGAAAGCGGTCATTACAGTACCTGCTTATTTCAATGATGCACAACGTCAAGCGACGAAGGATGCAGGAACAATTGCTGGTCTTGAAGTTGAACGGATCATCAACGAGCCTACAGCTGCAGCATTGGCTTACGGTCTGGATAAAACAGACGAAGATGAAACAATTCTAGTATACGACCTTGGCGGCGGTACATTCGACGTTTCAATCCTTGAGCTCGGCGATGGCGTCTTCCAAGTCCGTGCGACAGCAGGTGACAATAAATTGGGCGGAGATGACTTCGACGATGTCGTCATCGATTACTTAGTGCAAGAATTCCGCAAAGAGAATGCAATTGACCTTTCAAAAGATAAAATGGCAATGCAACGTTTGAAAGACGCAGCTGAAAAAGCGAAAAAAGACCTATCAGGCGTAACATCTACTCAAATTTCATTGCCGTTTATCACTGCGGGAGAAGCTGGTCCGCTTCACCTTGAAATTTCATTGACTCGCGCTAAATTCGACGAATTGACAGCTGATTTAGTGGAGCGCTCCATGGTACCGACGCGCCAGGCGATGAAAGATGCAGACTTATCTCCATCTGAAATCGACCGTGTCATCCTAGTTGGTGGATCTACTCGTATCCCTGCTGTTCAGGAAGCTATCAAGAAAGAAACAGGCAAAGAGCCATTCAAAGGAGTTAACCCTGACGAAGTCGTAGCAATGGGTGCTGCTGTTCAAGGTTCCATCATTCGCGGAGACGTGAAAGATGTCGTCTTGCTTGATGTTACACCGCTTTCTCTAGGAATTGAGACGATGGGAAGCGTCTTTACAAAATTGATCGAAAGAAATACGACAATCCCGACAAGCAAGTCACAAGTGTTCTCTACAGCTGCAGATAACCAGCCTGCCGTTGACATCCATGTGCTGCAAGGTGAGCGTCCGATGGCTTCCGACAATAAAACGCTTGGTCGTTTCCAATTGACGGATATCCCGCCGGCACCACGCGGCATCCCACAAATCGAAGTTACATTCGATATTGATAAGAACGGTATCGTAACGGTAAAAGCGAAAGACCTTGGAACGCAAAAAGAGCAGAACATCACAATCCAATCAAGCTCTGGCCTTTCCGACGATGAAATCGATCGCATGGTGAAAGATGCAGAAGCGAATGCCGAAGAGGATAAACGCCGCAAAGAAGAAGCGGACTTGAAAAATGACGCAGATCAGCTCGTCTTCATGGCTGAAAAGACTTTGAAGGACCTCGAAGGCAAAGTATCAGAAGACGAAGTGAAAAAAGTCGAGGAAGCAAAAGAAGAATTGAAAACAGCTATTGAAGCTGGCAATTTAGATGATATGCGTACAAAGAAAGAAGCTTTGGAAGAAATCGTTCAGCAAATGACGATGAAATTATATGAGCAAGCAGCTGCTGAATCTCAAGCGCAAGGCGGCTCTGCTGAAGCTGGCGGCCAACCGCAGGATGATGGTGTTGTCGATGCCGACTTTGAAGAAGTGGAAGATGACAAGAAAAACTAA
- the dnaJ gene encoding molecular chaperone DnaJ, with translation MSKRDYYEVLGVPKTASKEEIRKAYRKLSKQYHPDLNKEAGAEDKFKEVTEAFETLSDEKKRANYDQFGHADPNQGFGGFGGGSADGFGFEDIFSTFFGGGTRRRDPNAPRKGDDLQYSMTIDFMEAVFGKETEVELPREETCDTCSGTGAKKGTPVNTCSHCGGSGQISITQNTPLGQMVNRRTCPHCQGTGKIIPDKCETCHGAGRVTKRKKIKVTIPAGVDDGQQLRVSGQGEAGINGGPSGDLYIVFRVRDHDRFVREGDDIYLEVPLTFPQLALGDEIEVPTVTGNVKLKIPAGTQTGTNFRLRGKGVKNVHGHGVGDQHVIIKALTPKKMTEKQKELLREFASIEGNSPDEYSSSLFDKIKRTIKGD, from the coding sequence ATGAGCAAGCGTGATTATTACGAAGTACTTGGCGTGCCTAAAACAGCAAGTAAAGAGGAAATCAGGAAAGCCTACCGGAAATTATCAAAACAATATCATCCCGACTTGAACAAGGAAGCGGGAGCGGAAGACAAATTTAAAGAAGTGACGGAAGCATTCGAAACATTGAGCGATGAGAAAAAACGTGCGAATTACGACCAATTTGGCCATGCAGATCCCAACCAAGGTTTTGGAGGATTTGGTGGAGGGTCTGCTGACGGATTCGGTTTCGAAGATATTTTCAGCACATTCTTTGGCGGAGGTACTAGACGGCGTGACCCGAATGCACCAAGGAAAGGCGATGATCTGCAGTACTCCATGACAATCGATTTCATGGAAGCTGTTTTCGGAAAAGAGACAGAAGTTGAATTGCCGAGGGAAGAAACATGTGATACGTGCAGCGGAACTGGTGCCAAAAAAGGAACACCAGTCAATACATGTTCACATTGCGGAGGCTCGGGACAAATTTCTATCACTCAAAACACGCCGCTTGGTCAGATGGTGAATCGCCGGACTTGTCCGCATTGTCAAGGAACCGGCAAGATCATCCCAGATAAATGCGAAACTTGCCATGGTGCAGGCCGTGTGACAAAACGGAAGAAAATTAAAGTTACAATTCCTGCGGGAGTGGATGATGGTCAACAATTACGTGTTTCGGGCCAAGGGGAAGCAGGCATCAATGGCGGTCCTTCTGGAGACTTGTACATCGTCTTCAGAGTAAGAGATCATGATCGATTTGTCCGTGAGGGCGACGATATCTATTTGGAAGTGCCTCTCACTTTCCCGCAGTTGGCGCTTGGTGACGAAATTGAAGTGCCTACTGTTACAGGGAATGTGAAATTGAAAATTCCTGCGGGGACACAAACGGGAACGAATTTCCGATTACGCGGTAAAGGCGTCAAAAATGTCCACGGGCATGGAGTGGGTGATCAACACGTCATCATCAAGGCACTTACCCCTAAAAAAATGACGGAAAAACAGAAAGAGCTTCTCCGTGAATTCGCATCAATCGAAGGGAACTCGCCGGATGAGTATTCGAGCTCACTTTTTGATAAAATCAAAAGAACAATAAAAGGCGACTGA
- the prmA gene encoding 50S ribosomal protein L11 methyltransferase yields the protein MKWSEISIHTSHEATEAVANILHEAGASGVIIEDSEEPDRIHEDRFGEIYDLKKEDFPVEGVIVKAYLPVNSFLIETVKEISESVNGLTEYGLDVGLNQVQTNEVDEEDWATAWKKYYHPVKISGRFTIVPTWEVYEPVDSDELIIELDPGMAFGTGTHPTTVMCLQALEKYVKKGDTVIDVGTGSGVLSIGAALLGASHVHALDLDEVAVQAAKENISLNKVDEVVEVTHGNLLDSVNEPASIIVANILAEVIMTFSGDAYTILPEDGLFIVSGIIAQKRDLVKDDLQSKGFEIIESVLMEEWVAIIAQKRSV from the coding sequence TTGAAGTGGTCTGAAATCTCCATCCATACGTCACATGAGGCGACCGAGGCCGTAGCCAACATTTTGCATGAAGCAGGGGCGAGCGGGGTCATCATCGAGGATTCCGAAGAGCCCGACCGAATTCATGAAGATCGTTTCGGCGAAATCTATGACCTGAAAAAAGAGGATTTCCCTGTCGAAGGGGTCATTGTAAAAGCCTATTTACCAGTTAACAGTTTTTTGATTGAAACAGTAAAAGAAATCAGTGAATCCGTCAATGGCCTTACGGAGTACGGCTTGGATGTGGGACTCAATCAAGTGCAGACGAATGAAGTGGATGAAGAGGATTGGGCGACAGCTTGGAAAAAGTATTACCATCCTGTCAAAATCTCAGGAAGATTCACGATCGTTCCTACGTGGGAAGTATATGAGCCTGTGGATTCCGATGAATTGATCATCGAACTAGATCCGGGCATGGCTTTTGGAACAGGGACTCACCCTACGACAGTCATGTGTCTGCAAGCATTGGAAAAGTATGTGAAGAAGGGCGACACAGTCATTGACGTCGGGACTGGTTCGGGAGTGTTATCGATCGGGGCGGCACTTCTTGGAGCGTCGCATGTCCACGCGCTCGATTTAGATGAGGTCGCCGTACAGGCAGCAAAAGAAAATATCAGTTTGAATAAAGTGGACGAAGTCGTTGAAGTGACACATGGCAACTTGCTAGATTCCGTTAATGAGCCGGCATCCATAATTGTTGCAAACATCCTGGCGGAAGTGATTATGACGTTTTCCGGAGATGCATACACCATCCTACCTGAAGATGGGCTATTCATCGTATCGGGAATTATTGCTCAAAAACGTGACCTTGTGAAGGATGATCTCCAAAGCAAGGGCTTCGAAATTATCGAATCCGTTTTAATGGAAGAATGGGTGGCAATTATCGCTCAAAAGAGGAGCGTGTAA
- a CDS encoding 16S rRNA (uracil(1498)-N(3))-methyltransferase produces the protein MQRYFLETPFDEDGNAFISGDDGKHIAKVMRMEAGDLVIAVDNGEAFISEIADILSEGVTVRKKDGKLPSNEMQVSVTIACGLPKGDKLDLIVQKGTELGMSRIIPFEAKRSIVKWDTKKGDKKVDRLKKIAKEAAEQCHRTIIPEVSTPMPFKQLLQESRNYDVRFFADEEDAKGIDPNRIADRLKNVYHKQTVLVVFGPEGGLSREEAEEMRAADFLSVSLGPRILRTETAPLYFLSAMSYEFE, from the coding sequence TTGCAGCGTTATTTCCTTGAAACCCCATTTGATGAAGACGGAAATGCCTTCATTTCAGGTGACGATGGCAAGCATATCGCCAAGGTGATGAGGATGGAGGCTGGTGACCTCGTAATCGCTGTAGATAATGGTGAAGCATTTATCTCTGAGATTGCGGACATACTCTCTGAGGGTGTAACTGTAAGAAAGAAGGATGGTAAACTTCCTTCAAATGAAATGCAAGTCAGCGTGACAATTGCATGCGGATTGCCTAAAGGTGATAAACTCGATTTGATTGTTCAGAAGGGGACTGAACTTGGCATGTCCAGGATCATTCCATTCGAAGCGAAACGGTCCATTGTCAAATGGGATACAAAAAAAGGCGATAAAAAAGTGGATAGGCTAAAAAAAATCGCGAAAGAGGCGGCGGAGCAATGTCACCGGACGATAATCCCGGAAGTATCGACCCCGATGCCTTTCAAGCAATTGCTACAAGAGTCACGAAACTATGATGTCCGCTTTTTTGCAGATGAAGAGGATGCAAAAGGTATAGATCCGAACAGGATTGCAGACAGGCTGAAAAACGTGTATCATAAACAAACGGTACTAGTCGTTTTCGGTCCTGAAGGCGGATTATCAAGAGAGGAAGCGGAGGAAATGCGCGCTGCGGATTTTCTTTCAGTTTCCTTAGGGCCGCGTATATTAAGGACGGAAACCGCACCGCTTTATTTTTTGTCCGCAATGTCTTACGAATTTGAATGA
- the mtaB gene encoding tRNA (N(6)-L-threonylcarbamoyladenosine(37)-C(2))-methylthiotransferase MtaB: MSSVAFHTLGCKVNHYETEAIWQLFKDAGYDRSDFEKNADVYVINTCTVTNTGDKKSRQVIRRAIRRNPDAVICVTGCYAQTSPAEIMAIPGVDIVVGTQDRTKLLGLIDEFKVERQPINAVRNIMKNRVYEELDVPAFTDRTRASLKIQEGCNNFCTFCIIPWARGLMRSRDPEEVIRQAQQLVDAGYLEIVLTGIHTGGYGEDLKEYNLARLLRDLETQVKGLKRLRISSIEASQLTDEVIEVLRESTKIVRHLHIPIQSGSNTVLKRMRRKYTMEFFAERLDRLREALPHLAITSDVIVGFPGETEDEFMDTYNFIRDHRFSELHVFPYSKRTGTPAARMEDQIDEEVKNERVHRLIELNDQLAKQYAAEFEDEVLEVIPEEKYKHDPDSGLYEGYTDNYLKIVFPADESMVGKIVKVKITKAGYPYNEGQFVRVVEAEEVLA, translated from the coding sequence GTGTCTTCTGTCGCTTTTCATACATTAGGCTGCAAAGTGAATCATTATGAAACGGAAGCGATCTGGCAACTTTTCAAGGACGCCGGATATGACCGCTCCGATTTTGAAAAAAATGCAGACGTCTACGTTATCAATACATGTACGGTCACGAATACCGGTGATAAGAAAAGCCGCCAAGTCATCCGGAGAGCTATCAGGCGTAATCCGGATGCGGTCATTTGTGTCACGGGTTGTTATGCACAGACTTCCCCGGCTGAAATCATGGCTATTCCAGGAGTCGATATTGTCGTCGGTACACAGGACCGTACGAAATTGCTCGGACTGATAGATGAATTCAAAGTCGAACGTCAGCCGATCAATGCGGTCCGCAACATTATGAAGAATCGGGTATATGAAGAACTTGATGTACCCGCTTTTACAGACCGCACTAGAGCTTCATTGAAAATACAAGAAGGTTGCAATAACTTCTGCACATTCTGTATCATTCCGTGGGCCCGTGGTCTAATGCGCTCTAGAGACCCTGAAGAAGTCATCCGCCAAGCTCAACAATTGGTCGATGCAGGTTATCTTGAAATCGTTCTGACGGGGATCCACACCGGAGGATACGGCGAAGATTTGAAAGAGTATAATCTAGCACGACTGCTGCGCGATCTGGAAACCCAGGTAAAGGGATTGAAAAGACTGCGGATCAGTTCCATTGAAGCCAGTCAGCTTACTGATGAAGTCATTGAAGTGCTTCGGGAGTCGACGAAGATCGTAAGGCACTTGCACATTCCGATCCAATCAGGTTCCAATACAGTGTTGAAACGTATGAGAAGGAAATATACGATGGAGTTCTTCGCTGAGCGTCTGGATCGTCTTCGGGAAGCGTTGCCGCATCTTGCCATCACTTCCGACGTCATTGTCGGTTTCCCTGGCGAGACGGAAGACGAATTCATGGACACGTATAACTTCATCAGGGACCATCGTTTTTCTGAATTGCATGTATTCCCATACTCCAAGCGTACGGGGACACCTGCAGCCAGAATGGAAGATCAAATTGATGAAGAAGTGAAAAACGAACGGGTCCACCGCCTGATCGAGTTGAATGATCAACTAGCGAAGCAATATGCAGCTGAATTTGAAGACGAAGTGCTTGAAGTGATACCGGAAGAGAAATACAAGCACGATCCTGATAGTGGTCTGTATGAAGGATATACAGATAATTATTTGAAAATCGTTTTCCCGGCTGATGAGTCGATGGTCGGTAAAATCGTAAAAGTAAAGATTACGAAGGCGGGCTATCCTTATAATGAAGGTCAATTCGTCCGGGTAGTAGAAGCAGAAGAAGTGCTAGCGTAA
- the deoC gene encoding deoxyribose-phosphate aldolase has translation MNEVRTTGGGIILNQQYAAYIDHTLLKADTTKEEIIRLCEEAKTYSFASVCVNPTWVKTAVEVLNGSTVKVCTVIGFPLGASTSAVKAFETKDAIENGAGEIDMVINIGALRSGDDELVKNDIAAVVDSAKGKAIVKVIIETALLTDQEKRKACELSRAAGADFVKTSTGFSTGGATEEDVKLMRGVVGPEMGVKASGGVRSFEDMKKMIDAGATRIGASSGVQIMQGLQGNSAY, from the coding sequence ATGAATGAGGTACGTACAACTGGAGGAGGAATTATTTTGAATCAACAATATGCAGCATACATCGACCATACATTACTGAAAGCGGATACGACAAAAGAGGAAATCATCCGACTTTGCGAAGAAGCAAAGACCTATTCATTCGCATCGGTATGCGTCAATCCGACATGGGTGAAAACAGCAGTAGAGGTGTTGAACGGGTCGACTGTAAAAGTGTGCACAGTCATCGGCTTCCCTTTAGGTGCATCCACTAGCGCAGTCAAAGCGTTTGAAACGAAAGATGCGATTGAAAACGGGGCTGGCGAAATCGATATGGTCATCAATATCGGAGCGTTGCGGAGCGGCGATGATGAACTTGTGAAAAATGACATTGCTGCTGTTGTCGATTCGGCGAAAGGCAAAGCGATTGTGAAAGTGATCATTGAAACTGCATTACTTACTGATCAGGAGAAAAGGAAAGCGTGCGAACTGTCACGTGCTGCAGGTGCTGACTTTGTCAAAACATCAACCGGTTTCTCCACTGGCGGTGCTACCGAGGAAGACGTGAAATTGATGCGTGGTGTCGTCGGACCGGAAATGGGCGTGAAAGCTTCAGGAGGAGTCCGCAGCTTCGAGGATATGAAAAAGATGATTGATGCGGGCGCCACAAGAATAGGCGCAAGTTCAGGCGTGCAGATCATGCAAGGTTTGCAAGGCAATTCTGCATATTAA
- the rpsU gene encoding 30S ribosomal protein S21 has protein sequence MTKTVVRKNESLEDALRRFKRTVSKSGTIQEVRKREFYEKPSVKRKKKSEAARKRKF, from the coding sequence ATGACGAAAACTGTCGTTCGCAAAAATGAATCGCTTGAAGATGCTCTTCGCCGCTTCAAACGTACTGTATCAAAAAGTGGTACAATACAAGAGGTAAGAAAGCGTGAGTTCTATGAGAAGCCAAGTGTCAAACGTAAAAAGAAGTCTGAGGCTGCTCGTAAGCGTAAATTCTAA
- a CDS encoding NfeD family protein, whose protein sequence is MRKMIGKFLLFILFLSAISIPFAQSDAAAEKVYHVKIDAAVEKGLYAYLKRSFAEAEEAGAKAIILEINTNGGFTDAAGEIGKLMDETDPEIIAYINYKAISAGAYIALHADKIYMSPNGKIGAAQAVEGTTGNAVDVKAHSLWVAEMISAAETHNRNPKYAEAMAEPSIEMKEYRAGKGQLLTLTASEAAEPNVRYSEGTVSSLEEVLKLNGLENAEIVKTNVTFTEGIARFVTHPIVVPILLSIAGLGLVVELYSPGFGVAGTMALSSLLLFFFGHLIAGLAGYETLILFIIGIVLIILEFFLAGGIAGLLGAVAIVVSIILAGGNPMFMAYSVMIAIAVAVSGMVIIMKFFGRKLHLLNKVVLMDSTDTESGYVSNINRVELLGKKAVTITPLRPSGTIDMEGERIDVVSQGSYIDRGKHVIIVKVEGSRIVVREFEEKGENE, encoded by the coding sequence ATGCGTAAAATGATTGGGAAGTTTCTCCTGTTCATTTTATTCTTATCTGCGATTTCAATCCCTTTTGCTCAGTCCGATGCGGCTGCTGAGAAAGTCTATCACGTAAAAATTGACGCAGCTGTGGAGAAGGGTCTATATGCGTATTTGAAGAGATCCTTCGCTGAAGCGGAAGAAGCAGGGGCAAAAGCAATCATCCTTGAAATCAATACCAATGGTGGATTTACAGACGCAGCAGGGGAAATCGGGAAGCTGATGGATGAGACTGATCCTGAAATTATTGCCTATATCAACTACAAAGCAATTTCCGCTGGGGCATACATCGCACTTCATGCTGACAAGATTTATATGTCTCCGAATGGCAAAATCGGTGCAGCCCAAGCGGTAGAAGGAACAACTGGAAATGCCGTTGATGTTAAGGCGCACAGCCTTTGGGTAGCCGAAATGATAAGTGCTGCAGAAACGCATAATCGTAATCCGAAGTATGCGGAAGCGATGGCAGAACCGTCTATCGAGATGAAAGAGTACCGAGCAGGAAAAGGTCAGTTATTGACATTGACTGCAAGCGAGGCGGCAGAGCCTAACGTCCGTTATAGCGAAGGAACGGTTTCGTCCTTAGAGGAAGTTCTGAAGTTGAATGGTTTGGAAAATGCTGAAATCGTGAAGACTAATGTGACGTTTACCGAAGGCATCGCACGGTTTGTGACACATCCGATCGTCGTGCCAATTCTGTTGTCGATCGCGGGTCTGGGACTTGTGGTGGAGCTATATTCGCCAGGTTTCGGAGTTGCAGGCACAATGGCGCTCTCATCATTGCTGCTGTTCTTTTTCGGACATCTCATTGCGGGTCTAGCCGGGTATGAAACATTGATATTGTTCATTATCGGAATTGTCCTTATCATACTTGAATTTTTCTTGGCGGGTGGGATAGCTGGCCTTCTTGGAGCGGTCGCTATCGTTGTAAGTATCATTTTGGCGGGGGGCAATCCGATGTTCATGGCATATTCCGTCATGATCGCGATTGCAGTGGCCGTCAGCGGGATGGTGATCATTATGAAGTTTTTCGGTAGGAAATTGCATTTGCTGAACAAAGTCGTCTTGATGGATTCGACTGACACGGAAAGCGGTTATGTGTCGAATATCAACCGGGTTGAATTGCTCGGAAAGAAGGCGGTTACAATCACGCCACTCCGTCCTTCGGGTACGATAGATATGGAAGGTGAGCGGATCGATGTCGTTTCTCAAGGAAGCTACATCGATAGAGGGAAACATGTTATCATTGTGAAGGTTGAAGGATCCCGGATAGTCGTTCGGGAATTCGAAGAAAAGGGGGAAAATGAATAA
- the floA gene encoding flotillin-like protein FloA (flotillin-like protein involved in membrane lipid rafts), producing the protein MIVTIAIIIGAIIILSVFFTLVPVTLWISALAAGVRVSIFTLIGMRLRRVIPSRVVNPLIKAHKAGLNVGINQLESHYLAGGNVDRVVNALIAAHRANIELTFERAAAIDLAGRDVLEAVQMSVNPKVIETPFIAGVALNGIEVKAKARITVRANIDRLVGGAGEETIVARVGEGIISTIGASIDHAKVLENPDLISQTVLSKGLDSGTAFEILSIDIADVDIGKNIGAELQTEQAQADKNIAQAKAEERRAMAVANEQEMKAKVQEMRAKVVGAEAEVPLAMAEALRTGNIGIMDYMNYKNIQADTGMRESISKIGVDQQKPDTTKD; encoded by the coding sequence ATGATTGTGACGATAGCAATCATTATCGGAGCCATAATTATTCTGTCAGTATTTTTCACACTTGTACCAGTAACACTCTGGATATCCGCATTAGCGGCAGGTGTACGTGTAAGCATTTTCACGTTGATCGGTATGCGTCTCCGCCGGGTAATCCCGAGCAGAGTCGTCAACCCGTTGATCAAGGCTCATAAAGCCGGTCTAAATGTTGGCATCAACCAGCTAGAGAGTCATTACTTGGCTGGTGGTAATGTTGACCGCGTTGTCAATGCATTGATCGCTGCACATCGTGCGAATATTGAACTAACATTTGAGCGTGCGGCTGCTATCGATCTTGCCGGGCGTGACGTTCTTGAAGCGGTACAAATGTCGGTTAACCCGAAAGTGATTGAGACACCATTCATCGCCGGTGTTGCGTTGAACGGAATTGAAGTGAAAGCGAAAGCTCGAATAACAGTGCGTGCCAACATAGACCGCCTCGTCGGTGGTGCTGGCGAAGAAACTATTGTAGCGCGTGTCGGGGAAGGGATCATTTCAACAATCGGTGCATCGATTGACCATGCAAAAGTTTTGGAAAATCCGGATTTGATATCCCAAACTGTCTTGTCGAAGGGGCTTGACTCCGGTACGGCTTTTGAAATCCTATCCATCGATATCGCTGACGTTGATATCGGTAAAAACATCGGTGCAGAACTTCAAACTGAACAGGCGCAGGCTGATAAGAACATTGCCCAAGCGAAAGCGGAAGAGCGACGTGCGATGGCTGTGGCGAATGAACAAGAAATGAAAGCCAAAGTCCAAGAGATGCGCGCGAAAGTTGTCGGAGCAGAGGCTGAAGTTCCTCTTGCAATGGCTGAAGCGCTTCGAACAGGCAACATTGGCATCATGGACTATATGAACTATAAAAATATCCAGGCTGACACAGGTATGCGGGAATCCATCAGTAAAATTGGTGTAGATCAGCAAAAACCGGATACTACAAAAGATTGA